The region GAACAGCATATAATTGGATAAAACAATGGAATGATGGAGGAATGGAAGCATTAAGAAGAAAAAAAGGTTCCAAAGGTCAATCCAAACTAACAGACGAACAATATATAATTTTAGACAAAACTATTCAAGAAAAAAATTTAAAAACTGCAAAAGAAGTAAAACATCTGATTGAAACATTATTTGGGGTAGAATATAGTTTACGAAGTATAGAACGCATAATGAAGAAATTAGACTATACATACACTAAACCTTACAAAATATATGCTAAAATGCCAAAAGATGCTGAAGAACAGTTAAAAAAAACACCCGACATTTAGATTTAGAAAATTTCACTGTCGTGTTTTTAGACCAAACATACTGCCAAAATCAGGATAACAGCCAAAGATGTTATAATAAAAAAGGCACTAAAAACATAAAAATACAACCAACAACAAGATTATCCATAAATGCACTTGGAATACAAGCAATTAATGGAAAATCATTTATATCATTCTTAGATAATACAAAAACCTTTGAAATGATGAAATTTATGATAACCATCACTATTCAAAATATTGAAAGCAATGAATTAAAGACTAAATTAGAAAAAATATTATATAATAAAGATTTAGAATTAGAAAATATTTTAAATACTGTTAATACTAAAAAAAACTATGAAAAACTATTGTTAGCTTTAGAACTGTTATCTGAGAATAGTAATACATTCAAAAAATTATTCAAAAGACTTGTAAAAAATCCTTTAAATTTCAAAACCAAATCAAATCAAGTACTCGAAAATCTTCAAAAAGCAATGATATTATCTTATTTTTTTGATAAAAACTTACAACATCAATTAATTATAGAAAAACCAATAGCAATAATCTTAGATAACTACAGTGTCCATCATGCAATTGCTTTCACAGAATTATGCAATTTTTTAAACATGGATCTAATTCATTTACCTCCATATTCTCCAAAATATAATCCCATTGAACAAGTATGGAGAACAATAAAAGCCAAAATTTCAAGAAAATTCATAACAAGTATTGAACAATTAAAATATATCTTTGAAAACGAATTTAAACAAGTAATTGATAACAAAAGTTATTGGAAAAATTGGCTCTTGAAGTTCCTATAAAATTTTATAATTTTTAATGTCGTGAACTATATTCGTATCCTTGAGGTTAAAAAAATAAAAAATTAGAGGGATTATTCATTCCTCTTTGGCAGCGATAGTTATTTTGTTTGAAGTCATGGATGAACCATATTGGCTTGTTATAATATATTCTCCTGGCATTAAATTAATGTTTAATCTTGCTATTCCGTTTTCATCGGTTGCACGATTATAGAACACTCCATTAATATTGAATGTTATGTTAACGCCAGATCTAGGATTTCCTTTACCGTTAACAAGAGTTGCACTGAATTTGGATCCCTCCTTGTAAACCATGTTTAAATCTTCACCGGTCAGTACCGGCAATACTTTAATGGTATATGACATTTGAAGACCTGTTAATGGATCGATAGAGGTTAATATGTATTCGCCAGGGTTTAAATTAATGTTTAATTTGGCAATTCCATTTTCATCAGTCACGCGATCATAAAAGACTCCATTAATATTCATTTTAATGGTTTGACCTGCTACAGGATTTCCTTTACCGTCTA is a window of uncultured Methanobrevibacter sp. DNA encoding:
- a CDS encoding helix-turn-helix domain-containing protein, with translation GIISEIQTEIKKLENDTRVLNKLYVILDVLHDEPINDIINKHGISQGTAYNWIKQWNDGGMEALRRKKGSKGQSKLTDEQYIILDKTIQEKNLKTAKEVKHLIETLFGVEYSLRSIERIMKKLDYTYTKPYKIYAKMPKDAEEQLKKTPDI
- a CDS encoding transposase encodes the protein MFLDQTYCQNQDNSQRCYNKKGTKNIKIQPTTRLSINALGIQAINGKSFISFLDNTKTFEMMKFMITITIQNIESNELKTKLEKILYNKDLELENILNTVNTKKNYEKLLLALELLSENSNTFKKLFKRLVKNPLNFKTKSNQVLENLQKAMILSYFFDKNLQHQLIIEKPIAIILDNYSVHHAIAFTELCNFLNMDLIHLPPYSPKYNPIEQVWRTIKAKISRKFITSIEQLKYIFENEFKQVIDNKSYWKNWLLKFL